GCGGGGTGTAATCGACTTGTCATCAATTCTGATAACTTGGAGGTCATCGAGACTATGAATAATGGATGACGGTCGGCGGGAGTGGCGGCGACAATTTTGGATGATTGTTATTTTATTGCTTGTGATTTTTCTATGTCCAAGCTTGAACATTGTAATAGAGAGGCAAATAAAGTAGCCCATGAACTTGCCAGGTTGGCTAGATTTTCTGATACTGTTGATTGGTTTGAGGAGCCATTGAATGAAATTGTACCCTTCCTCTTAAACAATGTATCCGTTATTACGATTGAATAAAGCTATTATGTTTTTAAAAAGGAGTTAGAATGAGTATAAATGATGGTACAACACATAACATGAACGCAAGAGACGTGAACATGATCCATGAAGCAGAGAGGCATGAGGTATACCACATAGTATTTCTTCCCACCCGCTCCGTAGATCAAACCCTAACCACTTCACTACTTCACCACCCGATCTCACCTCCGACGATCTTCGGCTTTCTTCAGTAGGGTGGACAGCGGATCTGATCTCGACCATCGAATTTGAGAGTCGGATTTTGTCAAGTCCCATTGTAGCTGCTTTTAGGGAGTTCCAAAAGCTGAAAGAAGTTTAGTTTGTATCGGTTCCCATTTGTCCCCGGCGATCATACCTGGCCAAACAGGCTggcccggcacggcacggcacgACCCGGCCCATCGtaatcgtgcctggcccggcacggcccgccaGGGCACGATTACTATACGGGCCGtgtcgtgccggcccgcgtgctgcGCCCCCAGGCCCAGGCACGACCCAGTTAGTAAACGGACCGGCAAgttggcccgtttagcacggtGGGCCGCATATTTTCAGCCTGTTATTTGCCGCACTGAGCGGTTTTTAGCCTATTTTTATATATTGGGTCATATATAgatgtataaaaaaataaaaaacgtaatcgggccgtgccgtgccggcccgcgtgcccagcCTCCAGGCCCAGGCATGGCCCAGGGCATGCCGCGTGCCGGGCCCGGCCCGTTTAGCCCGTGCCGTGCCTGGCCCAAGGCGGGCCGTGCCGCGCGTGCTCACGGGCCGGCCCAAAAAAAAcggcccatttggccagctataCCGGCGATTTGCCCGTACAAAATTCCCCTTCCGCTGCCGTCTACTCCGGAAACCAAGATCCGCCGCCGCCTTCCCGAGCTCGGCCTCGACAGCCATGGCCTCCCAACTAGGGCCACCGTCGCCGTCGCAGGCGCCGGCGAAGTATGATCCAGCGGCCACCACCATCGCTGCCATCGGCGACGACCTCCTCCGCGAGATCTTCCTCCGCCTCCCCTCCCTCCCCAGCCTCGTCCGTGCCGCCCTCGCCTGCCGCACCTTCCTCCGCGCCGTCCGTTCGTCCCCCGCCTTCCGCCGCCGCTTCCAGGCGCTCCACCCGCCCCAGCTGCTTGGCTTCTTCAGCAACCCCTTCCGCACCGCCGTCCCTGCTTTCATTCCCTTGCGAAGTCGCTACGACCCCGACCGCGCGGCAGCCGTCCGCGGCGCCGATTTCGCCTTCACCCGCCTACCGGAACCGGAAGACGGTGACGACCGTCGGTGGGAGATCAACGAGTGCAGCTCTGGCTACGTCATCCTCCACAACGAGAACCCCGACCAGATCACTGTCTACAACCCCCTCACGCAGGCGCTGGATATCTTCCCCTTCCCGCCTCAGGAGGCCTGCAATCCCCACTATCTTGATTTCCGCATCATCTTCTCGGGAGACGACCCGAGGTCGTTCCGTGTGGTATGTGTTCGTcgccgcaggcggcggcggcggaccatGGTTCGCTTCTCTGTCTTCTCGTCAGACAGCAGGGAGTGGCAGGGTTTCTCGTGGTTGGACACCTCAATGCCGCAGTCCGGGGATGATGGAGGTGATAAGACCATGCTCTCGCCTTACACTGCTACGCCGACGGATGAATTTGATAGATTAGTCTACTGGAAACACAGAAGCCAACCATATATAGTCGTCCTCAATGCTGCGACGCTGCAGTTATCTCGAATCGATTTGCCGCCGCCCTTGAAAGATATAGACAACACACAATTTAGGCTTGGTCCGACCAAGGATGGTAAGCTCTCTATTGTTTTCATAGATGATCAATTTGCAGACAAAGGAATGCCCTCTGTTTGGTGTTGGAGAGCCGATGGTATTGGTGACGGTGCTGAGAAATGGACGCCACACAAGACTTTCCCACTGGACAAATTTATTGATTTCACCATGCATTCAGAAGAGTATGATGTCGCAGCGCAGGTTGTGGACGTCATAGGTGGCTTTTTGTACCTATGCATTTATGATGGGTCTACCTTGTGCTTCCTATCCTTCTGCCTGGAAACAGAGAAGGTAAACGAGCTCTTCGATAACAGAGTTGACTGCGGTGTCCAGCCCTACATCATGGCATggcctccttctttggtatgcaacAAGGTGAGCCCTTGCTTTAGGATGCTGGTACAACTCTGCCGACGTTTGGTCCCTGTGTCATATGCATTCGAGCTACTTGAGATCAGTTGACTATTGTATAGCTGTGAAAATCTACCATCAGTTTCCTATGTTGCTACcattttttcttgaggaaaggcaaAAGCCTCGCGTCTCGATCAAagttttaaatagcccgctatagcattGCTAATTCTCAATGCATTGATAGAAAGAAGATGTTGTACAAGTCTGGTCAACTATTTTTTGAGCTGGTTACGCAGCAACGACTTAATTCTTAGTCTAGTTACATTAACACTGATTTGCGTAAATCACAATACAAGTGTTCAATTTCATGTTTTATGCAATATTTAAGTTTTTTTCCATATGGTTTTACAGATTTTATGATATCTGCATTGACAGTATCTTAGTCTAGGAATTTCTCGCCACTAAAATGTTGTCTACACAATGCTTTAAAGTCCTGAACACTACAAAGGTGTTGGTGTAATAAGTACTTATTTCACTTCTGTTGCTTCAGTCTTTGGTTAAATAAATCTGTCATGTAACATTTTTTAATTAGCTCTGTCTTGTACCACATTCGAGTCAATAACCTTGCACAGTTTGTCCATGCACAACCCTTGCATCCTTACTTACACTGAAAAAATTTTATGTCTCAGGAGGATCCAGAAACCAAAGTTACGGGAGACAGTGTGGTGGATGATGATCATGTGGGCACAGAAGAAACTCCCTCTGTTCTTCTCACAGCATTGCAATCATATAAAGAAGCTCTGATTAATGGCGATGGGGCAAAAGTTGCAGAGATAGAGGCATTTCTACTTTCTATCGAGGATGAGAAGAAGGCTCTTGTGAGAAAAATCACTATTCTAGATGCAGAATTAACAAATGCGAGAGATCGTATCTTGAAGATAAGTGCCGAATGCAATGACCACAGGAGAAGGGCAGAAATGGATAGGTGATGACAAATGTGGACGGGGAAAATGAGTCTATTACCAATTTGCCAGTTGAACCACCTCTTCAGAGTGACCATGTTTCGATGACATGAACTTTTGTTCATGTGCGTTGATATTTCAGTTTTTGGATCATAGGATAGCAAGGGAATACTGGGGACAATGAGTGTAACCATCAGTATCAAACCATGAGCTTTATCTTCCTTGAGGTTGCTATTTTACTGTACATCATTGAGTCGAGATCCACTTTGATATTTAGTTTGAGTACCTCTCTGTTGTAGGTCTACTCTTTTTATCTTTTCATTGGTCATGTCTTTTTATTATTTGTCTCTAGTCTTATGTCCTTCGTAACTTTGCTTTTTCCATTATGGTACTAGTCAGTTTCCTTCTGATTGATTTTACATCTGAAACGGGTAACTCTGCCACTGAAGGTGCAGCGATTTTGTTTTAAGCGCACCACTAACCCGTTTGATGTCTACTAGACAGAGAATTGAGCTTCTTCGCATACCTTGAAAAGTAAGATATTAAAACTGATGAAACACTAAGCATACAAGTAAAATTACATCACCATGCAACTCATTCTGAAGTATTCCAACAGAAGAAGCTCTAAAGTTGACACCTTGCTCCGAAACTGGAGTATATCATAGGATTGTGCCTCCCCATGTGTCCATTTAATTTTGCACATGGATGTTTGTGGCTGCCAGTAAACCTGATAGTGCTGATATGATCACTTGAGTAGATGAACATGAGATAATCGTTCTGTTGTTTTCTAATAGAACTGTTGTCTTATCGATGCAGTAATTCCTGGGGAATCTTCTGGGTTGTTTCTTTCGTGATATCTTATACCGAATTCTTCCACTGGACAAGGGAGACAAAATTGTGTGCCGTCATATCCAAGGATGCCTTCTGGATGGCAGAAGGTGTGTCCGCTGAAAGCTCCCATTGAGTATTGATAATCTGATATCTAGTGTAAGGCTACAAGGTAGGTGCATTCTCAATTGGCAGGCCATTCCTTAAGCAGTGGTTTTGCATGTTTGTGTTGCCATAATCTTGCACACGGAAATATACCGTTATGACATGAATAAGGACTAGGTTTCTTACAAGGATTTCTTTGTATGTGCTTATTGTGTGATGAATAAGGAACGATTTGCTAGGCAATGGGATCTTTCATCCTTCCTGTGAACTGTTCCAGCTCtgtacaagtactccctccgtccggaaatacttgtcggggaaatggatgtatatagacataatttagttctagatacatccatttctaaccatttccgcgacaagtaattccggacggagggagtacaatatcaATGTTAGAACATAAGACCATCGACCAAATTATGATACTTTACATATTATAAATTGGGCCTGTGAATACATCTATTTACACGTTGCACCAGATGAAGATTTACCAAAAAGGGAGTGCATATACATCATGAAGACATTGCTCTTGAAACCACTCTCCACCAGCCGTGCAGACGATGCAGTGGCCCTTGTCTGCGATGTCTGATGCGCTGTGTAGGTCGGCGCCTTTGATGGTCACCACCACCGTCGGCCTCTGCTTCCCAAGGGCTGCCATCAGTGGACACTTCTTTGCCTGTTGAACTAACCTCTTGTGAGTTTATTTCTTCCAATTAGATGTGCTTTTACTGAATGTGTTCGTGTTTGTAGGCCATAAGTTTGTCTGATGGTGTAGCCGTCAGTATGACTAGTTGGCGAGATACAAAGGCATGAGCTTTACCTTCCTAGATGTAGCTATCTTGCTCTGCCTGATACCTGCTCTGCTTTTTGGTCTGCACTTTAGGTCCACCTCTGTTTATCCTTTTGTTGGTCCACTATATGCCAGTCTCACTCTTCCGTCATCTTAGTTAACCTTCTTGCTACCGAGATGTGCTCAGATTGCCACATCGTTTCGTTGAAATCACCAATGACCAACCAAGGCACATTGGCAACACCTTTTATTCTTCTAAGCAGGTTTCACATATTACAAAGGTACCGCCCAATGTTGGCCATGAGAGTTCAAACCTATCAACATATCGATATATCTTAAACCCTTGACAATCTTTATTACTTCAACACTTTCATTATAAAAGAGGGCAATGCCAACAGTAATTCAAGTTTGAGCCCAGACTCATGTACATCCGACAAACAGAAAATTCTtaaaaaatagcaagaaaaacattttttttctgaattttttttggcATCGAAGATGATCGAGTGCGCAAGGAGCGTGCAAAATTTCATGATGTTTGGACATTGGAGGAGCTCTAGGCAAAAAAGATAAAATCAAGCCCAAACAGtatattttttaaattttctttCACAACCAAATTTTATTTCTTTTGCCACAGCCTTTCGAATGTCCAAACTTCACAATCTTTTGTGCGCATATCACACATTCAACATCTTGGAtgccaaaaaaaaattcaaattttgatTTTTCTTTGCTGTTTTAAATAATTTTATTGTTCACGCTGCACCTGGGCATCAAATCGCTGCTTCCGCAATGCTAACCCCTTTTCCTCTACCGGCCTCGTGATACAATGTTTCGAACCTAGCCTCCATATCATCAGTCAGGTTACTAACGAGCTTAGGCCATCTCCAACGCACGACCCTAAATGATCCGGCCGCGTCTGTTTGGAGGTAAACAGACACAAAACATGACCCAacgcgcgggagcaaacggacAAATGCCCATTTTTTGTCCGCCGCCGACACATTCCCGGCCCAACTTTGGGTCATGTTTGCGGCGAAACGGGCAGCATGCGGACACAACACGTgcccttgtcctcccctggcccgcccgtcggggACACAACGCGCCCACTTTCCCTTCCTTTCCCCAAAACCCTCTCGCGCTCCCCCTTCCCTCCTGCCTCCATGGCCGGTGCCCCAAAGAAACCCGGTGACACGACCGCTACCGCGCGCcccgcggcgaagaagaagggcccgAAGAAGCCGTGGTCGGAGCTCACGCCGGCGGAGCTCGCCAAGGTCAACAATGAATCGGCCAAGAGGAGGTGCCGGCGGACCATTGCAGCGGAGAAGAAAGCCGATGCCGACTTTGCTGCCGAGGCGGCCGCGTTGTAGGCCGCGCAGCACAAGGCTGCCGTCGAGGACAAGGAGGCCATCATCGCCAAGGCGCACGTCCTCCTCATGCTAGGGTTGTGTCGACCCTCGCTGGTCATTCTCTCGATCGCTGCCATGGTCGCGACTAGCACAGGTTCGTCGGCCGTTCACCTCCGCAGTGCCCGTCGCCTAGCTCGTCCATAACACCAGAGATGGCCGGTTTTCATCCGCTTAGGTACCATGCTCAGACCCGGTTCTCATGTCGCCGGACCGCGACGTGATTGCGCCGGCCACCCCCGGCGCCGCGCCCGTAATTGACCTCAACGTCACGCCAGAGTATAGTGGCACCGGCCAGTCGTCCGCCAAGATGTAAAGGAAGCAACCCCAGTCGAATCCTACGGCCAACCTTCCCGAGGGCCGCAACATGTTCGACAAATGCCAATCCGTACGCCAATGGCCGACGACCCCGACTACAACGCGTTCATGGAGAACGTCATCTACGAGGGCCGTGGCCAGGCCTTCCACACCAAGGGCCAAGACCAAGGCTACGATCCCGATGCGACCCAAAGCCAAGACGGCCATGGCCAAGATGGtgtcgacgaagaagaagaggccgATGACCATGGGAAATCATGGCATGAAGATGAGGACACCTATTGCGAAgctgaggaggaagagggcgtcggCATTGGGGAGGAGCCATTGTTTATCGATGACCTCACCCAAAGAGCCGAAGCACAAAGGAGGAGGCAAAGAATTCGCACGAGATCATACCAAAGATGCTTTGATTTGTGAGAGTTGGATGGAGATAGGGCAAGATCCCAAGACCGGTGTCAAGCAAAAAAGGATCAGTTTTTTGGACGTGAGTTCGTAAAACCTTTCATGAACGGAGGAAGTTTGCGTCCTATAAGTTTGTGAGCGACCGTGGCATCAACTCAATCCAAAAGAGATGGGGGTTCATTGAATAAGAATGCAACAAGTATTATGCCGCGCTTGAGAGCGTTGAAGCCCGTCTCGTGAGTGGCCTAGGCGTAGGCGACTTGGTATGACCTCTCCTCTTTCATTACTGCGACATGTTTATATTTGTTGTATGTTGTGTCTTTGATATTACATTTGTGGCCTTCTCTTTGATTGTGTAGGCGTTCCAATCTTTGGAAGCCTTCAAAGCCCATCATTAATAAGCCATTCACTCTCACACATTGTTGGTCGATCATCAAAGATTGCCCCAAGTTCAAATATTAATATGCCGCTCTaaagaagaaaggagggaaggcGGCCTTGGCTGGGGATGGAGATTTGGTGAAGAGgtcgaggggcaagaccaactcaaaGATTAACGAGAAGCATGATGTGGCATCTTTCGCCTTGCAAGAAACTTTGCACAACATGATGACTCAAAAGGAAGTGAGTGACGAGAGGAAGCACCAAGGAAAAGAGGAGCAAATGAAGATATACTTGGAGCTCCAAACAAAGAAGCTTGACATGGAGGAGACCACCAAAAAGAAGAAGCGCCAAGGAAAGGAGGAGCAAATGAAGATATACTTGGAGCTCCAAATGAAGAAGCTTGACATGGAGGAGGCCGCCAAGAAAAGGAAGCTTGACATTGAGGAGGCCGCCCACACGAAAAAGAGCgtgatcgaggccaccaatgccgacaCCAAAGCAAAAGAGGTGGCGCTAGCAATCATGAGTGTGGACTTGAACAACATGTCCTCA
Above is a window of Triticum dicoccoides isolate Atlit2015 ecotype Zavitan chromosome 5B, WEW_v2.0, whole genome shotgun sequence DNA encoding:
- the LOC119306050 gene encoding uncharacterized protein LOC119306050, producing MASQLGPPSPSQAPAKYDPAATTIAAIGDDLLREIFLRLPSLPSLVRAALACRTFLRAVRSSPAFRRRFQALHPPQLLGFFSNPFRTAVPAFIPLRSRYDPDRAAAVRGADFAFTRLPEPEDGDDRRWEINECSSGYVILHNENPDQITVYNPLTQALDIFPFPPQEACNPHYLDFRIIFSGDDPRSFRVVCVRRRRRRRRTMVRFSVFSSDSREWQGFSWLDTSMPQSGDDGGDKTMLSPYTATPTDEFDRLVYWKHRSQPYIVVLNAATLQLSRIDLPPPLKDIDNTQFRLGPTKDGKLSIVFIDDQFADKGMPSVWCWRADGIGDGAEKWTPHKTFPLDKFIDFTMHSEEYDVAAQVVDVIGGFLYLCIYDGSTLCFLSFCLETEKVNELFDNRVDCGVQPYIMAWPPSLVCNKEDPETKVTGDSVVDDDHVGTEETPSVLLTALQSYKEALINGDGAKVAEIEAFLLSIEDEKKALVRKITILDAELTNARDRILKISAECNDHRRRAEMDR